A genomic region of Bacillus marinisedimentorum contains the following coding sequences:
- a CDS encoding amidohydrolase encodes MENDQDTVEALVTDNGKILAGGPLPDLKERYHDLIEDEINLDGGVMYPGFTDSHLHIIGHGEKLLRLDLSRCTSSGEMASELRRKAKETEPGEWILGEGWNENRFVDRKIFHREELDEISPHAPMLLTRVCRHAVLVNSEALRLANITAETPNPPGGIIVKDHEGEPTGFLLDTAQELVKAVVPQVSEAYIQKALHVSISDLLKMGLTGGHSEDLNYYGGFDRTYRAFTNIIDGKEIKFRADLLVHHGVAGDMAHQGYGYMEGTSFVRFTSVKIFADGALGGRTALLSSPYTDAPETSGVPVHSQEQLKSIVAEARSYNMPVAVHTIGDEALRMTLDAVEANPPAPGQRDRFVHGQILTGELLERIKNTPCIIDIQPQFVLSDFPWVIERLGEERIRLSYAWKTMLDYGVLCAGGSDAPIEEADPLQGIYAAVTRRKPEETETYLPDERLSPYEAVRLYTVGSAQAVCEEHERGLIKAGYRADFTVLDRDLFKIPADEILEAQVRMTIVDDTVQYEN; translated from the coding sequence ATGGAAAATGATCAGGATACAGTAGAAGCCCTAGTAACGGATAATGGCAAAATTTTGGCAGGCGGGCCGCTCCCCGATTTGAAGGAACGGTATCATGACCTGATTGAGGATGAAATCAACCTTGATGGGGGTGTCATGTATCCCGGCTTTACAGACAGCCACCTTCACATAATCGGACATGGCGAAAAATTGCTGAGGCTTGACCTATCGAGGTGCACATCATCAGGAGAAATGGCTTCGGAACTGCGCCGGAAGGCCAAAGAGACAGAGCCTGGGGAATGGATTCTCGGTGAGGGGTGGAATGAAAACCGGTTCGTGGACCGGAAAATTTTTCACAGGGAAGAACTTGATGAGATATCTCCCCATGCCCCTATGCTATTGACCAGGGTTTGCCGGCATGCTGTCCTTGTTAACTCTGAAGCTCTGCGGCTTGCAAATATTACAGCCGAAACACCTAATCCTCCCGGCGGTATCATCGTAAAAGACCATGAGGGCGAACCTACCGGCTTTTTGCTTGATACCGCCCAGGAACTTGTGAAAGCTGTTGTACCGCAGGTTTCGGAAGCCTATATTCAAAAAGCGCTGCACGTTTCAATCAGCGACCTTCTCAAAATGGGGCTTACCGGCGGGCACAGTGAAGATTTGAACTATTATGGCGGCTTTGACAGGACATATAGAGCCTTTACAAACATAATAGACGGAAAAGAAATCAAATTCCGGGCAGACTTGCTTGTGCACCACGGTGTAGCGGGTGACATGGCTCATCAGGGATATGGCTATATGGAGGGAACTTCATTTGTCCGATTTACATCGGTGAAAATTTTCGCCGATGGCGCACTCGGAGGACGCACCGCTTTATTGAGCAGCCCCTATACAGATGCACCAGAAACGTCCGGTGTCCCGGTTCATTCGCAGGAACAACTCAAATCCATCGTGGCGGAAGCCCGGTCTTATAACATGCCGGTTGCTGTCCATACAATCGGGGATGAAGCTCTAAGGATGACGCTCGATGCAGTGGAAGCCAACCCTCCTGCGCCTGGACAGAGAGACCGTTTTGTACACGGACAGATTCTTACAGGGGAATTGCTTGAAAGAATCAAGAACACGCCTTGCATCATCGATATTCAGCCTCAGTTTGTTCTTTCTGATTTTCCGTGGGTGATTGAACGGCTTGGGGAGGAACGTATCCGTCTTTCTTATGCCTGGAAGACGATGCTGGATTATGGTGTGCTTTGTGCTGGAGGATCGGACGCGCCGATCGAGGAGGCCGATCCGCTGCAAGGAATCTATGCAGCTGTTACCCGCCGCAAGCCGGAAGAAACCGAAACGTATCTTCCGGATGAAAGGCTATCCCCTTATGAGGCAGTCCGTCTGTATACTGTCGGAAGTGCACAGGCAGTGTGTGAGGAACACGAACGGGGCTTAATCAAAGCCGGTTATCGTGCGGATTTTACAGTTCTTGACCGCGATCTTTTTAAAATCCCGGCTGACGAAATCCTCGAAGCGCAGGTGAGAATGACAATTGTCGATGACACTGTCCAATATGAAAATTAA
- a CDS encoding RDD family protein yields MEGSEDSRLEAASMIQYAGFWMRFWAYLLDLIVIGSLNRILVYPVLRYIEAPLTQESMFAPAAAATAIVMYAYFTVMTKLFGQTLGKMVFGLKVLSERHEDLTWNDVLFREVIGKFISKTLLFIGFLAVAFSKKKKGFHDYFADTIVVLTKR; encoded by the coding sequence ATGGAAGGTTCAGAGGACAGCAGGCTGGAAGCAGCAAGTATGATCCAATACGCAGGTTTCTGGATGCGGTTTTGGGCCTACTTGCTCGACCTGATTGTAATCGGAAGCCTGAATCGTATACTCGTTTATCCGGTGCTTCGATATATTGAGGCGCCGTTGACGCAAGAAAGCATGTTTGCCCCTGCTGCAGCCGCAACAGCAATCGTGATGTATGCTTACTTCACCGTCATGACAAAGCTGTTCGGCCAGACGCTCGGGAAAATGGTGTTCGGCTTGAAGGTGTTGTCAGAAAGGCATGAAGACCTGACCTGGAATGATGTCCTGTTCCGCGAAGTCATCGGCAAATTCATTTCCAAAACACTTCTTTTCATCGGTTTTCTTGCCGTCGCATTTTCAAAAAAGAAAAAAGGATTTCATGATTATTTTGCCGATACGATTGTCGTACTGACGAAACGGTAA
- a CDS encoding DUF2953 domain-containing protein yields MKWFGIILGILIVFILILIFTKLTVKLNYKRANNNDALSATFLIWKGLISYTLDIPLMSWNNEEDAFVVKEEQKSGKKNEKPSKEKEVKFSWQTIKNQIDKAQDFIQHVSHFKNITRHFLSKISVTRLEWHSRIGTGDAAQTAVLYGAAWTLKGNTVGLVSNFMNLKAEPQMQVTPLFNERVLDTSFECMFSFRIGNAIGAALKVLKYWKGRRQPWQNIQSRA; encoded by the coding sequence ATGAAATGGTTCGGCATTATCCTTGGCATATTGATTGTTTTTATCCTTATACTTATTTTTACGAAATTGACTGTCAAACTTAACTATAAACGGGCCAACAATAATGATGCCCTTAGTGCCACTTTCCTGATCTGGAAAGGGCTTATTTCCTATACCCTCGATATTCCACTGATGAGCTGGAATAATGAAGAGGATGCATTTGTCGTCAAAGAAGAGCAGAAATCCGGAAAAAAAAACGAGAAACCCTCAAAAGAGAAGGAAGTCAAATTCTCCTGGCAGACTATTAAAAATCAGATTGATAAAGCCCAGGACTTCATACAACATGTTTCACACTTCAAAAATATCACACGCCATTTTCTCAGCAAAATCAGTGTCACCAGGTTGGAATGGCACAGCCGGATCGGAACAGGTGATGCAGCACAAACAGCTGTTCTTTACGGAGCGGCCTGGACTTTGAAAGGCAACACGGTCGGATTAGTCAGTAACTTCATGAACTTAAAGGCAGAACCGCAGATGCAAGTTACCCCGCTATTCAATGAACGCGTGCTCGATACGAGCTTTGAGTGTATGTTTTCTTTTCGGATTGGAAATGCTATTGGCGCGGCATTAAAGGTTCTAAAATATTGGAAAGGGAGGCGGCAGCCATGGCAGAACATCCAATCCAGGGCTTGA
- the sppA gene encoding signal peptide peptidase SppA, with the protein MDNKRWLALGIAVVLFMFSIGVQFVSSLASANLSGFQENFLFGAEEGFEEKILEQGSQDKKIAVLHVNGTIQDTGDATSFFESVGYHHRSFLRKLDQAAEDRAVGGIILHINSPGGGVAESAEIHDRLTGLKEKYDKPIYVVMGSIAASGGYYISTPADKIFASPETLTGSLGVIMQGVNYGELAEKLGVEFETIKSGPHKDIMSPNRDMTEKEREILQTMVNNSYESFVDVISEGREIPREKVYEIADGRVYDGKQAKEINLIDEFGYLDDTIAAMKKEHKLNGATVFEYKNNSGLGSMFEMTAGKLFTKDAETQLLLKLASESNSPRMMYLYAR; encoded by the coding sequence ATGGATAATAAAAGATGGCTTGCGCTTGGGATTGCAGTTGTACTGTTTATGTTTTCCATCGGAGTACAATTTGTATCTTCCCTTGCCAGCGCAAATTTATCTGGTTTTCAGGAAAATTTCCTTTTCGGAGCCGAAGAAGGCTTCGAAGAAAAGATTCTTGAACAGGGATCACAGGACAAAAAGATTGCCGTATTGCATGTGAACGGCACAATTCAGGATACAGGTGATGCCACTTCGTTTTTTGAATCAGTCGGATATCATCATCGCTCGTTTCTGCGCAAGCTTGACCAGGCCGCTGAAGACAGAGCGGTTGGCGGGATCATTTTACATATTAATTCGCCTGGAGGCGGTGTTGCCGAGAGTGCAGAAATCCATGACCGGCTCACCGGGTTAAAAGAAAAATACGATAAACCGATCTACGTGGTGATGGGCAGCATAGCGGCTTCCGGCGGTTATTATATTTCCACGCCGGCCGATAAAATCTTTGCCAGCCCGGAAACGCTGACCGGTTCACTGGGTGTCATCATGCAGGGAGTCAATTATGGCGAGCTGGCCGAGAAACTGGGTGTCGAGTTTGAGACGATTAAAAGCGGACCTCATAAGGACATCATGTCACCAAACCGCGATATGACAGAAAAGGAACGGGAAATACTGCAAACGATGGTCAACAATTCCTATGAAAGTTTTGTGGACGTCATTTCTGAAGGCAGGGAAATTCCCCGGGAAAAGGTATACGAAATTGCCGACGGCCGTGTGTATGACGGCAAACAGGCTAAAGAAATCAACCTGATTGATGAATTCGGGTACCTTGATGACACAATAGCCGCAATGAAAAAAGAACACAAACTGAACGGCGCCACTGTATTTGAATACAAAAACAATTCAGGCTTAGGTTCAATGTTCGAAATGACAGCAGGAAAGCTCTTCACGAAAGATGCTGAAACACAGCTGCTGCTGAAGCTCGCTTCAGAATCCAACAGTCCGCGCATGATGTATTTGTATGCGAGATAG
- the ytfJ gene encoding GerW family sporulation protein yields MAEHPIQGLMTTAMENLKEMIDVNTIIGDPVETPDGSVILTVSKVGFGFASGGSEFQVDGNPRPAGGEQQGHPFGGGSGAGVSITPIAFLIVNSNGVKMVHLDESTHLFEKILDFAPQAAEKLQQMMGGSKNSAGRHSDMEPREGKMQDPGI; encoded by the coding sequence ATGGCAGAACATCCAATCCAGGGCTTGATGACAACGGCAATGGAAAACTTGAAAGAAATGATTGATGTCAATACCATTATCGGAGATCCTGTTGAAACGCCGGACGGAAGCGTTATTTTGACAGTATCAAAGGTCGGTTTCGGATTTGCTTCCGGAGGCAGTGAATTTCAGGTTGATGGTAATCCGCGGCCGGCAGGCGGAGAACAGCAGGGCCATCCATTCGGCGGAGGGAGCGGTGCCGGTGTATCCATTACACCGATCGCTTTTTTGATCGTTAACTCAAACGGTGTGAAAATGGTGCATCTTGATGAAAGCACCCACTTGTTTGAAAAAATCCTTGACTTCGCACCACAGGCTGCAGAAAAGCTGCAGCAAATGATGGGCGGAAGCAAAAATTCAGCTGGCCGGCATTCAGACATGGAACCACGCGAAGGAAAAATGCAAGATCCCGGGATATAA
- the tpx gene encoding thiol peroxidase, producing the protein MANVTFKGNPVTLLGNEVKEGDKAPDFNVLANDLSSFTLEDAKGKVRIFSVVPSLDTPVCDQQTRKFNEEAANIDGVTVYTFSADLPFAQKRWCGSSGLEQVVTLSDHRDLSFGKAYGVAIEELRLLTRAVFVIDENDKVIHAEYVNEATDHPDYEAALEAAKKAL; encoded by the coding sequence TTGGCAAATGTAACGTTTAAAGGCAACCCTGTCACATTGCTCGGGAATGAAGTGAAGGAGGGGGACAAAGCACCGGATTTTAATGTGCTGGCCAACGACTTATCATCATTCACCCTTGAGGACGCAAAAGGCAAAGTCCGGATATTCAGTGTCGTGCCGTCGCTTGATACGCCGGTATGCGATCAGCAGACCCGGAAGTTCAATGAAGAGGCAGCAAACATTGATGGTGTAACCGTTTATACGTTCAGCGCAGATCTTCCTTTTGCCCAGAAACGGTGGTGCGGCTCAAGCGGCCTTGAGCAGGTGGTTACGCTCTCCGACCACCGTGACCTGTCATTCGGCAAAGCTTATGGTGTTGCGATTGAAGAACTAAGGCTGTTGACAAGAGCTGTTTTTGTCATTGATGAAAATGACAAAGTCATCCATGCGGAATACGTAAATGAAGCTACAGACCACCCCGATTATGAAGCTGCTCTTGAAGCTGCCAAAAAAGCCCTCTGA
- a CDS encoding NAD kinase, with protein MPNRRNVYLHYHPDEVTRDQIDELSRIGGKFEFKIVKDHKDANIIVSIGGDGAFLQAVRKTGFRDDVLYAGITTPGEHRLYSDFSLQGVEQSLDTILESEIEVRRYPLIDVMIDGHTSFKCLNELSIRSSNIKTFVIDVFIDNLHFETFRGDGMIIATPTGSTAYNKSINGAVVDPLLPCMQVSELASLNNNRYRTLGSSFILSGRRALTLKLTDNNGGNDFPIIGMDNEALGIQHIDEIKVELSDRIIKTVKLKNNSFWEKVKRTFL; from the coding sequence ATGCCAAATCGCAGAAATGTATACTTACATTATCATCCGGATGAAGTAACGCGGGATCAAATAGACGAACTCAGCCGGATTGGGGGAAAATTTGAATTTAAAATAGTAAAAGACCACAAGGATGCCAATATCATTGTAAGCATCGGCGGAGACGGAGCCTTTTTGCAAGCCGTCCGTAAAACTGGGTTTCGTGATGATGTGTTATATGCTGGTATAACCACACCAGGAGAACACCGCCTGTATTCAGATTTCAGTCTTCAGGGAGTGGAACAGTCTCTCGATACGATCCTTGAGTCAGAAATAGAGGTCAGGCGTTATCCTTTGATAGATGTCATGATCGACGGCCATACCTCATTCAAATGCTTGAATGAACTGAGTATCAGATCGAGCAATATCAAGACGTTTGTTATCGATGTTTTTATTGATAACCTCCATTTCGAAACATTCAGGGGAGATGGGATGATTATTGCCACGCCTACAGGAAGCACCGCCTACAATAAATCGATAAACGGCGCGGTAGTCGATCCGCTTCTTCCCTGCATGCAGGTAAGCGAACTCGCTTCCTTGAATAACAACCGATACCGGACACTCGGCTCATCCTTTATTTTAAGCGGCCGGAGAGCTCTTACTTTAAAGCTGACCGACAACAACGGGGGCAATGATTTTCCGATTATCGGGATGGATAATGAAGCACTCGGGATCCAGCATATAGATGAAATCAAAGTGGAATTGAGTGATCGTATCATCAAGACTGTCAAACTGAAAAACAACTCCTTCTGGGAGAAAGTCAAACGCACCTTTCTTTAA
- a CDS encoding class I SAM-dependent methyltransferase: MNELTKMEKLFQVLDESAELLADELDAVYLDALAEAAENLYEGTVLQDVNDLAARKLQKLYDRNTLDQFSKEEKRKAFGLAVLKGMKDATQQNHMVTPDAVAVFIGYLLNKLTENREQMRIFDPALGIGNLLMAVKAGAENKQVSAFGSEVDETLIKLAYMNANWQEMPIELFNQDSLQPLLLDPVDVVVSDLPVGYYPDDARAASFALQADEGHSYAHHLFIEQSLRYTKEGGYLIFLIPNFLFESGEAEKLNRFLKENTHILGLLQLPKSMFKNEQMAKSIFILQKKGKNTNMPKQGLMAEMPSFSNKTAMAGMVDRINRWFYGYSGGNGN, translated from the coding sequence ATGAATGAATTGACGAAGATGGAAAAGCTGTTTCAGGTGCTGGACGAGTCTGCGGAACTGCTCGCCGACGAGTTGGATGCCGTTTACCTGGATGCCCTTGCTGAAGCAGCAGAAAATCTATATGAGGGCACCGTTTTGCAGGATGTTAATGATCTGGCAGCCCGGAAACTTCAAAAATTATATGACCGCAACACGCTTGATCAATTTAGTAAAGAGGAAAAGCGAAAAGCGTTTGGGCTTGCAGTTTTGAAAGGAATGAAAGATGCCACTCAGCAGAACCATATGGTGACGCCGGATGCTGTAGCTGTTTTCATCGGATACCTCTTGAACAAATTGACCGAAAACAGGGAGCAAATGAGAATCTTTGATCCTGCCCTCGGCATCGGAAACTTGCTAATGGCGGTAAAAGCCGGTGCTGAGAATAAGCAAGTTTCCGCATTTGGCAGCGAGGTGGATGAAACACTCATCAAATTGGCTTATATGAACGCTAATTGGCAAGAGATGCCGATTGAACTGTTCAATCAGGACAGTCTGCAGCCTTTGCTGCTCGACCCGGTCGATGTTGTTGTCAGCGACTTGCCGGTCGGCTACTATCCGGATGATGCAAGAGCCGCCTCTTTCGCATTGCAGGCGGATGAGGGACATTCTTATGCCCATCATCTTTTTATTGAACAAAGTCTCCGCTATACGAAAGAGGGCGGATACTTGATTTTTTTGATTCCGAATTTTTTATTTGAAAGCGGGGAAGCTGAAAAATTAAACAGGTTCCTGAAAGAAAATACGCATATTCTCGGTCTGCTGCAGTTGCCGAAATCGATGTTTAAAAATGAGCAAATGGCAAAAAGTATTTTTATTTTGCAGAAAAAAGGTAAAAATACCAATATGCCGAAACAGGGGCTTATGGCAGAGATGCCGTCTTTTTCCAACAAAACAGCAATGGCAGGGATGGTTGACAGGATCAATCGCTGGTTTTATGGATATTCTGGCGGAAATGGGAATTA